GTTGCGCATCTTCAGCCGACCCCAGATCCTGAACGCGGTGTTCCAGGCAGACGAACAGCCTGGGACTGTGGACACCTACGTGCACTACCTGCGCCGAAAGACCGACCCCGAAATCATCACCACGGTGCGTGGCGAGGGCTACCGGCTGGGCCAGCCGTGAACGACGCCCGTCAGAGCGATTCACGTGAGGTCCGACGGGCGTCGAGGATCGTCGGACTGCAGCTCACCCTCGCCTCCGGAGCCCTGGCGGTGGCGGTCATCGGCATCGCCTTCTTCGTCATCCTGGACGAGCTCCGCCCCTCGGAGGTCAACGAGCCGCCCAAGCCCGGCGAGCACAAGATCTACATCGACACGACCGAAGCGATGGCGGCTCTGATCGTCGTCGGCGTCCTGGCCGTGATTGTCGCCGGCATGATGAGCCTGATCGTGACACGCAGGGCAGTGCGGCCACTCGGGCGCGCCCTCCAGCTCCAGCGCGACTTCGTGGCGGATGCCAGCCACGAGCTCCGCACACCACTCGCCGTCCTCGACCTGCGGTTGCAGACACTCCAGCGGAGCCTGCCTCCAGACGACCCGTCCGCACCCACGGTCGCCAAGCTCCGCGCTGACGCCCATAACCTCATCGAGGTCGTCAACGACCTGCTGCTCGCTGCGGGGACCAGCCCAGCCGCGGACGCACCACCGTCATCGTTCACGGAGGCTGTCGAACGCGCCGTCGAGGCGCTGCAGGTCCTTGCGGCCGAGGCAGGGGTGGAACTCGTGCTCCAACGGCAGGCGCTCCTGGCGACCCGCGTCCCGGCATCAAGTATCCAGCGCTGCGCGACGGCCCTGATCGACAACGCCCTCGCCCACTCACCGGCCGGTACGAAGGTGACCGTGACGGTGGCTCGCGACGGTCACGACGCGCTCCTTCGTCTCGCCGATCAGGGTACCGGCATCGCCGGCATCGACCCGTCCCGGATCTTCGACCGATTCGCCCGCGCCCAGCCGAACAACCCGCGACACGAGCGCTCCAGCTACGGCATAGGACTTGCCCTGGTGCGCGAGATCGCGACCGGGCACGGTGGCGACGTCCGGGTAGCCTCCACGGGAGTGAGCGGCACGGTGGTCGAGCTGCGCATCCCGACCGCCTGAATCTCAAGGCCGCCCAACCGCCGCAGATCGATAGCAGGAGCGGCTGGTGGCCCTGGGACGGCGGGCGATCTCAATGGGTACAACTCGACTCGACATCCGGGTAAGGAGGAAGGTATGACACCTGCGCTCGGCGACTTCCCCACCTGGCTCAACCTCATCGCCTGGGCCTCACTGTCCCTCGGGATCGCCTGTGCGCTCGGCGTGACCGTCGACGTGATCCGGCGTCCTCAGAAGATGGCCGTCATGAACGTCGTCTGGCCGGTGTCCATGCTCTTCGGAGGCGCGCTCTGGTTGGGGGGCTACCTGCGCTGGGGACGAACACCCGCGGCGAACCCTGGCGACGCGCAGACGCCCATGGCCGTGGCCGTCGGCACCGGCGCCAACCACTGTGGCGCCGGTTGCGCCCTTGGAGACCTCATCGCCGAATGGGTGGCCTTCCTGTTCCCGGCCGTCGCCGTCGCCTTCGGCTGGGGCTGGCTCTTCCAGGACAAGATGTTCGCCGTCTGGATCCTCGACTTCATCCTCGCCTTCGGACTCGGCATCGTCTTCCAGTACTTCGCCATCGCTCCCATGCGCGGGCTCGGGCTCCGCAAGGGTCTGACCGAAGCGCTCAAAGCCGACGCCGCCTCCATCACCTCCTGGCAGGTCGGGATGTACGGCGCGATGGCGCTCGTCCAACTCCTCTTGTTTCCCGCCCTCTTCGGCGGCCGTGCGCCGGTGAACTCCCCCGAATTCTGGTTCGCCATGCAGTGGGCCATGCTGCTCGGATTCGCCACCGCCTACCCCGTCAACTGGCTGCTCATCCGGGCCGGAATCAAGGAGCGCATGTGACGACGAAGGCCGCCGGCTCACCTCACGCACCCGCGATCACACCGCAGCCAATCGGCGGGCCGACTCGGCGGACGCTGCCACCCAGGTGCGGTAGCCGCCGTCGAGGTTGACGACGTCGAAGCCGTGCTGGGCGAGGATGCGGGCAGCGGTGTGCCCGCGCTGCCCCACCTGGCAGTGCACCACGACCGGTCCGGCCGGCAACTCGCTGAGTCGGTCGCGCAGCTCGTCGACCGGGATGTGCAGCGCTCCCGGAATCGCGCCCGCCGCGTACTCTCCCCCGGTGCGGACGTCTACCAGGGTCGCACCGGCCGCGACCGCGGAGTCGAGCTCGTGCCACTGGATCGCCCGGGTGGCGCCGGTGCGGAGGTTGTCGGCCACGTAGCCCAGCTGGTTCACCGGGTCCTTGGCCGAGCCGAACTGCGGCGCGTACGCGAGCTCGAGGCGGGCGAGACCGGATGCGGTGATGCCGCCCGCCATCGCCACCGCGATCACGTCGATCCGCTTGTCCACGCCCTCCCCGCCCACGATCTGCGCGCCGAGGATCCGGTCGGTGGCCGGGTCGACCAGCAGCTTCATCGACATGGGCTGCGCCCCCGGGTAGTACGTCGCGTGCGAGGTCGGGTGGGTGTGGATGACGCGGTGTTCGCGTCCGGCCGACAGCAGCTGTCGCTCGCTCCAGCCGACCTTCGCGGCGACGGTGTCGAAGACCTTCACGATGGCGGTGCCGAGCGCGGGGGTGTTGCGCTCCTCGTGGCCCGCGATCACGTCGGCGACCGAGCGGCCGTGCCGGTTGGCCAGGCCGGCCATCGTGACCAGGGCCGCGTCGCCGGACAGTGCGTCGATCTTCTCGACGCCGTCGCCGACCGCGAAGATGTGCGGGTCGCTGGTGCGGTTCTGCGCGTCGACCGCGATCCCGCCGGTCGGGCCGAGCCGCAGGCCGGCGGTGCGCGCGAGGTCCACGCTCGGCGTCACGCCGGACGCGTCGACGATGAAATCGGGACGCAGCGCACTGCCGTCGGCGAGCACGACGACGCCGCCCTCCACCGCGTCGATCGTGACGGCGGTGCGCACGTCGACGCCGTGGCTGCTCAGTTGGGCCTCCAACGGCGCCACCATCTCGGCGTCCAGCGGGCTGAGGAGGTGCGGGCCGCGCTGGATCAGCGTGACGTGGATGCCGCGGCGCACGAGGTTCTCGACGGCCTCCAGGCCGATGAAGCCGCCGCCGACGACCAGCGCCGACGGGTTGTCGGCCGCCGCCGCGACCAGCGCGCCGATCGCGTCGACGTCCTCCACCGTGCGCAGCGTGTGCGTGGGGATGCCGGGGTGCCCCGCCGCCTCCCGCGCGGACGCGCCGACCGCGAGGATCA
The sequence above is a segment of the Leifsonia williamsii genome. Coding sequences within it:
- a CDS encoding sensor histidine kinase produces the protein MNDARQSDSREVRRASRIVGLQLTLASGALAVAVIGIAFFVILDELRPSEVNEPPKPGEHKIYIDTTEAMAALIVVGVLAVIVAGMMSLIVTRRAVRPLGRALQLQRDFVADASHELRTPLAVLDLRLQTLQRSLPPDDPSAPTVAKLRADAHNLIEVVNDLLLAAGTSPAADAPPSSFTEAVERAVEALQVLAAEAGVELVLQRQALLATRVPASSIQRCATALIDNALAHSPAGTKVTVTVARDGHDALLRLADQGTGIAGIDPSRIFDRFARAQPNNPRHERSSYGIGLALVREIATGHGGDVRVASTGVSGTVVELRIPTA
- a CDS encoding DUF4396 domain-containing protein, translating into MTPALGDFPTWLNLIAWASLSLGIACALGVTVDVIRRPQKMAVMNVVWPVSMLFGGALWLGGYLRWGRTPAANPGDAQTPMAVAVGTGANHCGAGCALGDLIAEWVAFLFPAVAVAFGWGWLFQDKMFAVWILDFILAFGLGIVFQYFAIAPMRGLGLRKGLTEALKADAASITSWQVGMYGAMALVQLLLFPALFGGRAPVNSPEFWFAMQWAMLLGFATAYPVNWLLIRAGIKERM
- a CDS encoding FAD-dependent oxidoreductase, which codes for MRTIIVGGVAGGMSAATRLRRLDETREIVVFERGPYVSYANCGLPYYVGRVIRDRSSLLLQTPQSLASRFRLDVRTGHEVLAVDAARRTVTVLDAASGETSTEGYDELILAVGASAREAAGHPGIPTHTLRTVEDVDAIGALVAAAADNPSALVVGGGFIGLEAVENLVRRGIHVTLIQRGPHLLSPLDAEMVAPLEAQLSSHGVDVRTAVTIDAVEGGVVVLADGSALRPDFIVDASGVTPSVDLARTAGLRLGPTGGIAVDAQNRTSDPHIFAVGDGVEKIDALSGDAALVTMAGLANRHGRSVADVIAGHEERNTPALGTAIVKVFDTVAAKVGWSERQLLSAGREHRVIHTHPTSHATYYPGAQPMSMKLLVDPATDRILGAQIVGGEGVDKRIDVIAVAMAGGITASGLARLELAYAPQFGSAKDPVNQLGYVADNLRTGATRAIQWHELDSAVAAGATLVDVRTGGEYAAGAIPGALHIPVDELRDRLSELPAGPVVVHCQVGQRGHTAARILAQHGFDVVNLDGGYRTWVAASAESARRLAAV